Proteins encoded together in one Mugil cephalus isolate CIBA_MC_2020 chromosome 16, CIBA_Mcephalus_1.1, whole genome shotgun sequence window:
- the metrn gene encoding meteorin, with translation MSACGVWINATWILLFAIFDMTLSNYSEDQCSWKGSGLSQQQGSVEQISLHCSEGTLDWLYPKGALRLTLSPRLPSVAVGPGGSSSGLITACVKPSEEFHGAQLYLERDGVLELLVGDRLETSPPPRVRCFSRLPGERVALFLQATPHQDISRRIASFRYELRGDWTARLSLDSNPISSEDACRPCNNTEILMAVCTSDFVVRGNIRSVEEDENLRAAVIKVSATRVFRQKYALFTGNSRLSSRGEIRTLLQCGVKPGPGSFLFTGRVHFGEAWLGCAPRYKDFQRAYTIAKAAQQIPCELPVD, from the exons ATGTCTGCGTGTGGGGTTTGGATTAACGCAACCTGGATTTtactttttgccatttttgacATGACCCTTTCAAATTACTCCGAAGACCAGTGCAGCTGGAAAGGCAG TGGTTTGTCTCAGCAGCAGGGCAGCGTGGAGCAGATCTCCCTCCACTGCTCTGAGGGCACGCTGGACTGGCTGTATCCCAAAGGAGCCCTGCGCCTCACCCTGTCGCCTCGCCTGCCCTCCGTGGCGGTGGGCCCCGGCGGCAGCAGCTCGGGCCTCATCACGGCCTGCGTCAAGCCGTCGGAGGAGTTCCACGGAGCCCAGCTGTACCTGGAGAGGGACGGGGTCCTCGAGCTCCTGGTGGGGGACCGGCTGGAGACCTCCCCACCTCCCAGGGTGCGCTGCTTCAGCCGGCTGCCTGGGGAGAGGGTGGCCCTCTTCCTGCAGGCTACGCCTCACCAGGACATCAGCAGGAGGATCGCCTCCTTTCGCTACGAGCTGAGGGGGGACTGGACGGCTCGACTGTCGCTGGACTCCAACCCCATTAGCAGTGAAG ATGCCTGCAGACCATGCAACAACACAGAGATTCTGATGGCTGTTTGCACCAGTGACTTTG TGGTGCGCGGCAACATCCGCTCGGTGGAGGAAGATGAGAACCTGCGGGCGGCAGTGATCAAGGTCAGCGCCACCCGCGTGTTTCGCCAGAAGTACGCCCTGTTCACCGGCAACAGTCGTCTGAGCAGCCGGGGCGAGATCAGGACTCTGCTCCAGTGCGGCGTCAAACCAGGACCTGGGAGCTTCCTCTTCACCGGCCGAGTTCACTTCGGCGAGGCCTGGCTGGGCTGCGCTCCCCGCTACAAGGACTTCCAGCGAGCGTACACTATAGCCAAAGCAGCCCAGCAGATACCTTGTGAGCTGCCCGTGGACTGA